The following are encoded in a window of Sinorhizobium sojae CCBAU 05684 genomic DNA:
- the ribB gene encoding 3,4-dihydroxy-2-butanone-4-phosphate synthase, with translation MPYDQKRVADAIRAFEAGEVVVVTDDGGRENEGDLIVAAVHCTPEKMAFIVRHTSGIVCAPMPRDEAKRLNLNPMVAENDSAHTTAFTVSVDFKHGTSTGISADDRTLTVRNLANPNVGPSDFVRPGHIFPLVAREGGVLMRSGHTEAAVDLCRLASLPPVGVICELVNDDGTVMRGPQVEVFAETHGLKQVSVADLIAYRQRKETLIEKGNCFAIETPYGKAKGHAYSLPWDPMQHLAVVFGDIRDGVDIPVRLHLENVGSDVFGSDRQIDEIMKRIAAEGRGVIVYLREGSVGVGVSQTARKGKHEREVHEEAQERESEWLEIGLGAQILKDLGITSIRLLSSRERHYVGLEGFGINIAATEIL, from the coding sequence ATGCCCTATGACCAGAAGCGTGTCGCCGACGCCATTCGCGCCTTCGAGGCCGGCGAGGTCGTTGTCGTCACCGATGACGGCGGCCGAGAGAACGAAGGCGACCTGATCGTCGCGGCCGTTCATTGCACGCCGGAAAAGATGGCCTTCATCGTCCGCCATACCTCCGGCATCGTCTGCGCCCCCATGCCGCGCGACGAAGCAAAGCGGCTCAATCTCAATCCGATGGTGGCCGAGAACGACTCCGCCCACACGACCGCATTTACCGTATCCGTTGACTTCAAGCATGGAACAAGTACCGGCATTTCCGCCGACGACCGGACCCTGACGGTGCGCAACCTCGCCAATCCGAATGTCGGACCGAGCGATTTCGTGCGGCCCGGCCATATCTTCCCGCTGGTGGCTCGCGAAGGCGGCGTGCTCATGCGCTCCGGCCATACCGAGGCGGCTGTCGATCTTTGCCGGCTCGCTAGCCTGCCGCCGGTCGGCGTCATCTGCGAACTCGTCAATGACGACGGGACCGTGATGCGCGGTCCGCAGGTGGAGGTCTTCGCAGAGACCCATGGGCTGAAACAGGTTTCGGTGGCCGATCTCATCGCGTACCGCCAGCGCAAGGAAACCCTGATCGAAAAGGGCAATTGCTTCGCTATCGAAACGCCCTACGGCAAGGCGAAGGGGCATGCCTATTCGCTGCCCTGGGACCCGATGCAGCATCTCGCTGTCGTCTTCGGCGACATCCGCGACGGTGTCGACATTCCGGTCCGCCTCCATCTCGAGAATGTCGGATCCGATGTTTTCGGCAGCGATCGTCAGATCGACGAAATCATGAAGCGTATCGCCGCGGAGGGCAGGGGTGTCATCGTTTATCTGCGCGAAGGTTCGGTCGGCGTCGGTGTTTCGCAGACCGCGCGCAAGGGCAAGCATGAGCGCGAAGTGCACGAGGAAGCGCAGGAGCGAGAAAGCGAATGGCTGGAAATCGGCCTTGGCGCACAGATCCTCAAGGACCTCGGCATCACCTCCATCCGTCTTCTTTCCTCGCGCGAGCGCCACTATGTCGGCCTGGAAGGTTTCGGCATCAATATCGCCGCCACCGAGATCCTGTGA
- a CDS encoding invasion associated locus B family protein: MGLSLFSRLPVLAALGIAACAFPTAGMAQQSGGTPGTVKSNHGAWSIVCDKPAGASTEQCALMQNVIAEDRPEVGLSVVVLKTADRKAKILRVLAPLGVLLPNGLGLNVDGKDIGRAYFVRCFTDGCYAEVVLEDELLKTFRAGATATFIVFQSPEEGIGIPVDLKGFGEGYDALP; this comes from the coding sequence ATGGGCCTGTCCCTCTTCTCGCGGCTGCCCGTTCTGGCTGCCCTCGGAATTGCCGCCTGCGCCTTCCCGACAGCAGGCATGGCCCAGCAATCCGGCGGAACTCCGGGAACGGTGAAGTCGAACCACGGCGCATGGTCGATCGTCTGCGACAAGCCTGCCGGCGCCTCGACCGAACAATGCGCGCTGATGCAGAACGTCATCGCCGAGGACCGGCCGGAGGTCGGGCTTTCGGTCGTCGTCCTGAAGACGGCCGACCGCAAGGCGAAGATCCTTCGCGTTCTCGCACCGCTCGGAGTGCTCTTGCCCAATGGTCTCGGCCTCAATGTCGACGGCAAGGATATCGGCCGCGCCTATTTCGTCCGCTGTTTCACCGACGGCTGCTATGCGGAAGTCGTGCTGGAGGACGAACTCCTGAAAACGTTCCGGGCGGGCGCGACGGCGACATTCATCGTCTTCCAGTCCCCGGAAGAAGGGATCGGCATCCCGGTCGACCTCAAGGGCTTCGGAGAGGGATACGACGCGCTGCCCTGA
- the coxB gene encoding cytochrome c oxidase subunit II encodes MKNRAYAVLAALACLLFASSAFADKPVDWQTGFQPAATGIMDDITWFEQYTLWFIIPVTLLVLLLLIIVVVKFREGANPVPSRTSHNTLIEVIWTVGPVIILLFLAVPSFQLLTAQLTPPQNPDLTVKAIGNQWYWSYEYEVGENPLSFDSLLLQEDDRAGLGKEDKTEYPRLLAVDNEVVVPVGKTVRLLVTAADVIHAFAMPAFGVKIDAVPGRLNETWFKADREGLYYGQCSELCGKDHAYMPIAVRVVSQDKYDAWLAAAATDLGEANKALMASIDGAAKAVDVAKNAAQ; translated from the coding sequence GTGAAAAATAGGGCCTATGCAGTTCTGGCAGCGCTTGCCTGTCTGCTTTTTGCTTCGAGCGCCTTTGCTGACAAACCTGTCGACTGGCAAACCGGCTTTCAGCCAGCCGCGACGGGCATCATGGACGATATCACGTGGTTCGAACAATATACACTGTGGTTCATCATCCCCGTCACGCTCCTGGTCCTTCTGCTGCTCATCATCGTCGTGGTGAAATTCCGCGAGGGCGCCAACCCGGTTCCGTCGAGGACCAGCCATAACACGCTGATCGAGGTGATCTGGACGGTCGGTCCGGTGATCATTCTCCTGTTCCTCGCCGTACCGTCGTTCCAGCTCCTGACCGCGCAGCTGACGCCGCCGCAGAATCCGGATTTGACCGTCAAGGCGATCGGCAACCAGTGGTACTGGTCCTATGAATATGAAGTGGGCGAGAATCCGCTTTCCTTCGACAGCCTTCTGCTGCAGGAGGACGACCGTGCGGGCCTCGGCAAGGAAGACAAGACTGAGTATCCGCGCCTTCTCGCCGTCGACAACGAGGTTGTCGTTCCCGTCGGCAAGACTGTTCGACTCCTGGTTACGGCGGCCGACGTGATCCATGCCTTTGCCATGCCGGCTTTCGGCGTGAAGATCGATGCCGTTCCCGGCCGCCTCAACGAGACCTGGTTCAAAGCTGACCGCGAAGGCCTCTATTACGGCCAGTGTTCCGAGCTCTGCGGCAAGGACCACGCCTATATGCCGATCGCCGTCCGCGTTGTATCGCAGGACAAGTACGACGCCTGGCTCGCTGCCGCCGCCACCGATCTCGGCGAGGCGAACAAGGCGCTCATGGCGTCCATCGACGGCGCGGCCAAGGCCGTTGACGTCGCCAAAAACGCCGCACAGTAA
- the ctaD gene encoding cytochrome c oxidase subunit I, producing the protein MAGTAVHHDQRHDHSDHAHADHEHKPLTFFQRWFLSTNHKDIGTLYLIFAIIAGIIGGTLSVFMRAELQEPGIQIFHGLAQMVYGFEGDAAIDGGKHMFNVFTTAHALIMIFFMVMPALIGGFANWMVPIMIGAPDMAFPRMNNISFWLIVPAFLLVLLSMFVEGPAGAYGAGGGWTIYPPFSTSGMPGPAMDLAILGLHVAGASSILGAINFITTILNMRAPGMTLHKMPLFAWSVLITAFLLLLSLPVLAGGITMLLTDRNFGTTFFAPEGGGDPILFQHLFWFFGHPEVYILILPGFGIISHIISTFSRKPIFGYLGMAYAMVAIGAVGFIVWAHHMYTVGMSLETQRYFVFATMVIAVPTGVKIFSWIATMWGGSIRFSTPMVWAIGFIFLFTVGGVTGVQLANAGLDRALHDTYYVVAHFHYVLSLGAVFAIFAAWYYWFPKMSGYMYSEFIGKLHFWVMFVGVNLIFFPQHFLGLAGMPRRYVDYPDAFAGWNLVSSYGSYVAAVGVLIFLFGVAEAFAKKRVAGDNPWGEGANTLEWQLSSPPPFHQWEQLPRIK; encoded by the coding sequence ATGGCTGGAACAGCCGTTCACCACGATCAACGGCATGATCATTCCGATCATGCCCATGCCGACCACGAACACAAGCCGCTGACGTTCTTCCAGCGCTGGTTCCTGTCGACCAACCACAAGGACATCGGGACTCTCTACCTGATCTTCGCGATCATCGCCGGCATCATCGGCGGTACGCTGTCGGTCTTCATGCGTGCCGAACTGCAGGAGCCGGGCATCCAGATCTTCCATGGTCTGGCACAGATGGTCTACGGCTTCGAGGGCGATGCTGCCATCGATGGCGGCAAGCACATGTTCAACGTGTTCACGACCGCGCACGCCCTGATCATGATCTTCTTCATGGTCATGCCGGCGCTTATCGGCGGCTTCGCCAACTGGATGGTGCCGATCATGATCGGTGCGCCGGACATGGCCTTCCCGCGCATGAACAACATCTCGTTCTGGCTGATCGTGCCGGCCTTCCTGCTGGTCCTGCTTTCGATGTTCGTCGAAGGTCCCGCAGGTGCCTATGGTGCGGGCGGCGGCTGGACGATCTATCCTCCATTCTCGACATCCGGCATGCCGGGGCCGGCCATGGACCTTGCAATCCTCGGCCTGCACGTCGCCGGCGCTTCGTCGATCCTGGGCGCGATCAATTTCATCACGACCATCCTCAACATGCGCGCGCCGGGCATGACGCTGCACAAGATGCCGCTCTTTGCCTGGTCGGTGCTGATCACGGCCTTCCTGCTCTTGCTCTCGCTGCCGGTTCTGGCAGGCGGCATCACCATGCTTCTCACCGACCGCAACTTTGGCACGACCTTCTTCGCGCCTGAGGGCGGTGGCGACCCGATCCTGTTCCAGCACCTGTTCTGGTTCTTCGGTCATCCGGAAGTGTACATCCTGATCCTGCCGGGCTTCGGCATCATCAGCCACATTATCTCGACCTTCTCGCGCAAGCCGATCTTCGGTTACCTCGGCATGGCCTATGCCATGGTCGCGATCGGCGCCGTCGGCTTCATCGTGTGGGCGCACCACATGTATACGGTCGGCATGTCGCTCGAAACGCAGCGTTACTTCGTCTTCGCAACGATGGTCATCGCAGTCCCGACGGGCGTGAAGATCTTCTCCTGGATCGCGACGATGTGGGGTGGCTCGATTCGCTTCTCCACGCCGATGGTCTGGGCGATCGGCTTTATTTTCCTCTTCACCGTCGGCGGCGTGACGGGCGTTCAGCTCGCCAACGCCGGTCTCGACCGCGCGCTGCACGATACCTACTACGTCGTGGCCCACTTCCACTACGTGCTGTCGCTCGGCGCCGTCTTCGCGATCTTCGCGGCCTGGTACTACTGGTTCCCGAAGATGAGCGGCTACATGTATTCCGAGTTCATCGGCAAGCTGCATTTCTGGGTGATGTTCGTCGGCGTGAACCTGATCTTTTTCCCGCAGCACTTCCTCGGTCTCGCAGGCATGCCGCGCCGCTATGTCGACTATCCGGACGCCTTTGCCGGCTGGAACTTGGTGTCGTCCTACGGCTCCTATGTCGCGGCCGTCGGCGTGCTGATCTTCCTCTTCGGTGTCGCCGAGGCATTCGCGAAAAAGCGCGTTGCGGGCGACAATCCGTGGGGCGAGGGTGCAAACACGCTGGAATGGCAGCTGTCGTCGCCGCCGCCGTTCCACCAGTGGGAGCAGCTCCCGCGGATCAAGTGA
- a CDS encoding heme o synthase: protein MALINNHEAVGMEGAPRLSEASARDYFELLKPRVMSLVIFTAFVGLVLAPGQINPVIGFIAILCIAVGAGASGALNMWYDADIDAVMSRTAKRPIPAGKVLPQEALAFGLTLSAFSVTILGLAVNWLAAGLLAFTIFFYVVIYTMWLKRTTPQNIVIGGAAGAFPPMIGWACVTGGVSVESIVLFLIIFLWTPAHFWALALFKMGDYEAVAVPMMPNVCGEATTKKQIVVYALLTAVSGICPTMLGFASLGYGAFATAMGLGFIWYSLGVLRMANDDQRMVPAKKLFAFSIAYLFAIFSALLVDHVIVEMWLNAGGMI, encoded by the coding sequence ATGGCGCTCATCAACAATCACGAAGCAGTCGGCATGGAAGGCGCGCCGCGCCTGTCCGAAGCCTCTGCGCGCGATTATTTCGAGCTTTTGAAGCCGCGCGTCATGTCGCTGGTCATCTTCACGGCCTTTGTCGGCCTCGTCCTTGCGCCCGGACAGATCAATCCCGTCATCGGCTTCATCGCGATCCTCTGCATCGCCGTGGGTGCCGGTGCCTCCGGTGCGCTGAACATGTGGTATGACGCCGATATCGACGCCGTCATGAGCCGCACTGCCAAGCGCCCGATCCCCGCCGGCAAAGTTCTGCCGCAGGAAGCGCTCGCCTTCGGACTGACGCTTTCGGCATTCTCCGTGACTATCCTCGGGCTCGCCGTGAACTGGCTCGCAGCCGGATTGCTCGCTTTCACAATCTTCTTCTACGTGGTCATCTACACCATGTGGCTGAAGCGCACGACGCCGCAGAACATCGTCATCGGTGGCGCTGCTGGAGCCTTCCCGCCAATGATCGGCTGGGCCTGCGTGACCGGCGGCGTCTCGGTCGAAAGCATCGTGCTCTTCCTCATCATCTTCCTTTGGACGCCGGCGCATTTCTGGGCCCTGGCTCTCTTCAAGATGGGCGACTACGAGGCCGTCGCCGTGCCGATGATGCCGAATGTCTGCGGCGAGGCGACGACCAAGAAGCAGATCGTCGTCTATGCGCTGCTGACCGCAGTGAGCGGCATCTGTCCCACCATGCTCGGCTTCGCGAGCCTCGGCTATGGGGCATTCGCGACGGCCATGGGTCTCGGCTTCATCTGGTACTCGCTCGGCGTCCTGCGCATGGCGAACGACGACCAGCGCATGGTACCCGCCAAGAAACTCTTCGCCTTCTCGATCGCCTATCTCTTCGCGATCTTCTCGGCCCTGCTGGTCGACCATGTAATCGTCGAGATGTGGCTCAATGCCGGAGGTATGATCTGA